A stretch of DNA from Perca flavescens isolate YP-PL-M2 chromosome 11, PFLA_1.0, whole genome shotgun sequence:
AACCCGCGATTACTTTCTAAcgcgtttaatgtttcaaattacaGAAATTCTGAAGAAATTacagaaattattaaatatgttaagtttgacagcagcccatgggcccaccacctgtgggaggaaccgctggggtcgggtgcgttgtcacacgggtggcagtgaaggtcaggggcctcgacggaccagacccgggcagcagacgctggctctggggacgtggaacatcacctctctgtgggggaaggagccggaactggtgcgggaggtggagcgctaccgggtagatctggtggggcttacctctacgcacagtctcggttctggaaccatactcctggataggggttggactcttttcttctccggagttgcccagggtgtgaggcgccgggcgggtgtggggatactcacaagcctcaggctgagcgccgctacgttggagtttaccccggtggacgagagggtcgcctccctacgcctgcgggttgtggggggggaaactctgactgttgctTGTGCATATGCaacaaacaggagttcggagtattcggccttcttggagaccttgactggagtcctgcatggggcgccagtgggggactccattgttctgctgggggacttcaacgcgcacgtgggcaatgatggagacacatggagaggcgtgattgggatctaaaccagagtggttgtttgttgttggacttctgtgctagtcatggattgtctataacgaacaccatgttcgaacatagggatgctcataagtgtacttggtaccagagcaccctaggccaaaggtcaatgatcagggcctcagatcagatgaaacgattttataatcgtttcatctgatctgaggccgtgtgttttggacactcgggtgaagagaggggcggagctgtcaactgatcaccatctggtggtgtgttgggtcagggggtgggggaagactctggacagacctggtaagcccaaacgggtagtgcgggtaaattgggaacgtctggaggaggcccctgtccaacagactttcaactcacacctccggcggagctttttgtgcatccctgtggaggctgggggcattaaacccgagtggacaatgttcaaagtttcccttgctgaagctgcggcgaggagctgttgtcttagggtcttaggtgcctcaaggggtggtaacccacgaacaccgtggtggacaacggtggtcagggaagccgtccgactgaagaagaaGTCTTTCCgagatatgttatcccagaggactccggaggcggttgcagggtaccgaagggcccgaagggctgcagcctctgccgtgaaagaggcaaagcagcgggtgtgggagaagtttggggaagacatggagaaggactttcggtcggcacgaaggtgcttctggaaaactgttcgccacctcaggagggggaagcggggaaccatccaagctgtgtacagtaaggatgggacgctgttgacctcaactgaggaggtaatagggcggtggaaggagcactttgaggaactcctgaatccgactaatacgccctctatgttagaggcagagctggaggatgatgggggatcattgtcaatttcccaggcggaggtcattgatgtagtcaaacaactccacagtggcaaagccccagggattgatgagatccgtccagaaatgttCAAGGCTCttggtgtggaggggctgtcctggttgacacgactcttcaacattgcgtggaagtctgggatggtgccaaaggagtggcagaccggggtggaccagagggtgtgtgccaattacaggggtatcacacttctcagcctccctggtaaagtctattccaaggtgctggaaaggaggttttggccgatagtcgaacctcgggttgaggaggaacaatgcggattccgtcctggtcgtggaacaacggaccagatctttactctcgcaaggatcctggagggagcctgggagtatgcccaaccggtctacatgtgttttgtggatctggaaaaggcgtatgactgggtcccccgggagatactgtgggaggtgctgcgggagtatggggtgaggggtctcttctcagggccatccaatctctgtacaaccaaagcgagagctgtgtccgggttctcggcagtaagtcggactcgtttcaggtgagggttggcctccgccagggctgcgctttgtcaccaatcctgtttgtaacatttatggacaggatatcaaggcgtagtcggggtggagaggggttgcagttcggtgggctggggatctcatcgctgctctttgcagatgatgtggtcctgatggcatcatcggcctgtgaccttcagcactcactagatcagtttgcagccgagagtgaagcagttgggatgaggatcagcacctctaaatctgaggccatggttctcagcaggaaaccgatggactgcctactccaggtagggaatgagtccttaccccaagtgaaggagttcaagtaccttggggttatgttcgcgagtgaggggacaatggagcgggatattggtcggagaatcggcgcagcggtgcggtattacattcaatttatcgcaccgttgtgatgaaaagagagctgagccagaaggcaaagctctcgatctaccggtcagttttcgttcctaccctcacctatggtcatgaaggctgggtcatgactagggttgggtatcgtttgctTTTTTTTCGATTCTGGTGCTAaattgatacttttaaaacggtgccggtgcccaaacggtgcctgaaccggtacttttcaataaagttaaaaaaagaagaagaaaaaaaataagggtagtaaacaacagtcagtgacttgtttattgctaaggccatggtcaaaattaaagatttaataataatgtaataactataacaataacttatttcaccagtaaattgctgttgaaccccagatgggaaaagggtattttacaattactgtgaatgcaccacgaggctacctgttttaagtgaatctgtgttgtttaattccgacaatggcagctgcaagtgaacgcaccgtctgtgttgtttaatttggacaacggcagctgcaagtgaacgcaccttctgtgttgtttaattccgacaacggtagctgcgagtgaacgcaccgtctgtgttgtttaattccgaccatataaacatactgtatatctatgaattgcggcagcagagcagactgttacatcccgctgtagaagtcctccacagtgaaatacagtcacactttacactgtttaacgttagctgtcagcattttaaccgtgattaatccagctgctaggtaaaggtaggctaacgtgacatgctgtcaggtgtagtgtaaagtcgagcactgaaatgaggcaccgaaactttcgttcttattcggtctcgttactaccgtttacgtcggcaccggttccctattggcaccgagttcggtacccaaccctagtcatgaccgaaagaacgagatccagggtacaagcggccgaaatgggtttgctcaggagggtggctggcgtctcccttagagatagggtgagatgCTCATCCgtgagtagagccgctgctcctttgcgtcgaaaggagccagttgaggtggttcgggcatctggtaaggatgccccctgggcgcctccctagggaggtgttccaggcacgtccagctgggaggaggcctcggggaagacccaggactaggtggagggaggtccagctgggaggaggcctcggggaagacccaggactaggtggagggattatatctccaacctggcctgggaacatctcggatccccagtcggagctggttaatgttgctcgggaaagggaagtttggggtcccctgctggagctgctccccccgcgacccgacaccggataagcggatgaagatggatggatggaagtttgacagcactaaatggcacgatacttttcataatcatgatgcacactCATGTTGAGCTGACTATGCAATTCGCTAAGatagggataaaggcagcctaGAATGTTTCCTGCTCCTGGCACTTACCAGTAtgagcagaggtgtcaattccaggtccagaaagtaaaagtcctgccatgtgtttattccaccaattaactcagccagctgatttcactactaattagtgaaatcagctgctaATTAGTGAAATctgctggctgagttcattggtggaataaacacatggcaggacttttactttctggacctggaattgacacctctgagTATGAGTATTGCTGATGTGTAATTAACTCAATGGAGTAGGCCTAGGCCAGTCTAATGATGTAGGCctactcttcttcttcagttttatttttacacgtagcatataagtgattgtatttgcgccccctgctgttggctgttaatatcgctttaatttactttttttgtgccGATGGCCATCGGTTGGACGGCCGTTCTGGACTTTTCCAGAACAcacagattgtcagtccgtcccGGGAGCAAGGTAAGAAACAGCGCAGCCAACGTTTACGAGCCTTGTAACGTAAGCTAACAGGCCAGCTCTAATGTTAACGTCCATCAGCTTGTATAAAGGCCTGACACAACACATTATCTTTGAGTTTGGTAGCTCCGTCAGAGAGgatgagacagaggagagagattCAGCTGCAGTCAGGTGACAGAGAGTGATGCGGGACGGACAGAGTCAGGCTAccgatgtgtgtgtgagagagagagagagagagagagagtgtcagGGGCCCACTGCCCCGTCGGAGAGTCTGAGCAGGATGAATCAGAGACTGATCACACACTTAATTTCAGCGATCCTGCATTATGGCCGACTCTGATAGAGTGAACCTCGTACATGTGATGGCAAAACAAACGCCTTTCTCAGAGAGGGCAAAGGAATTGCCAGCAGATGCAGAGGTCAGGGAATTCCCAAACTATTTGACATCTTCCACATCCCACATTggaagggaaaaaaatcaataggGACTGGATAGTATATAGCAGCTCAAAAAAGACCTTATTTATAGAAGAGGAACAGGAGAGGAAGAGCAAGGGAAAAGGAGAGATCTGGGCGCGGGGGGGCCTATCTAAGATTATCTCCTCCCGGGCCCAGGCAAGACTGTCAGCTGGCGTGATCTCACATGACCTGAGCAAACTAAGTTTCAGATAAACTTCTTCCAAACTCGCGATATGGGACAAATGGAGGACCATGTGAATGCATCTTTGGAGGTCTTTGCTCTCAGTGTCattctttgtttctttatttgttaaggtcatttttttggccatttaaggcctttatttttataggacagctgaagacatgaaagagagagacagtgggaatgacatgcagcaaagggagtCGAAACTTgggccgctgcatcgaggaatgaacttctatatatgggcgcatgctctaccaggtgagctacccacaTCCCCAGATTGTCTTTCTAAATATGACAAGAGTCACATAACGTGAGCAAACAAAGTTTAACATCAACTATGAGTTCAGGCCTCCAGAGTTTGATCAAGTTGTTTACATGTTAGTGTAAGCGTTTCCTTGGGAGAGCTTAATGAGATCCATGGAGGTTGAAGCACTCTGATAAAAACTTCTCACAGACTCAAACAGATGACAGATCCAATATTTGTGTTTGCGAGGCTACACCAGTACGTATCAAGGTCAGGTAAATCACTAAATAAGACAATCTCAGGTTATATGAGACTTCTAGTAATTTACCTGTTTTATtcattaacattttgttttagaCACCATAATGGATAATGAATTAAATGTAACATATATAACTTTTGATGGGCATGTGGAGGTGCAGAAATATAGATATCTTTATTTTATGATCATGTTTACAGCATATATTCTAATAATTTGTAGTAATTCCACTATTGTGTGCATCATAGTGATTAACAAATCCCTCCATGAGcctatgtacatttttattgcagCTTTGTTAATCAACTCTGTTCTTTACAGCACTGCTATCTATCCAAAGcttttgattgactttttatCTGAAAAACAGATCATATCTTATTCAGCCTGTCTCTTTCAGTGGTTTATATATTACACTCTAGCCTCTTCAGAATTCTTCCTGTTGTCAGCCATGGCCTATGACAgatatgtgtctatatgtaaaCCTCTGCAATATCGCACTATCATGAGAAAAACAACTGTttatattttactgtttttttcttgGATTCTGCCTGCTTGTCAGGTTTCAGGGGTACCATTAATGAGTGTTAATAAAAAGCTCTGTTACTTTGTTTTGAAAGGAATAATTTGCAACAGCACAGTTCAAAAACTTCTGTGTGTGAGTTCAACAATGCAGAATATATATGGCTTGATTGTTTTTGCAGTTGTTGTACCTCTCCAGGTACTCTTCATACTTTTTACATACACCAGGATACTTATGATAACCTATCAAAGTAGTAGAGAAGTCAGGAGAAAAGCTGCACAGACCTGTTTACCCCACCTGTTGGTTCTAATCAACTTTTCCTGTTTGAGTACATATGATGTACTGCTGGCTCGACTGGAAACAAATTTTCCCAAAACTGTTTATTTAATAATGTCTTTACAAATGATTTTGTATCATCCTCTTTTTAATCCGATCATATATGGACTGAAAATGAAAGACATTTACAAACATCTAAAGAGATTGTTCAGTCAAGACAAATAAAACTAATCacttttttaattatgtaaaaataGTGCAAGATGTGATTTATCTCATTCTTTGAAGGTATTTAATTTAAAGATTTGTTTCGGGCTTACAGATAGTAAAAATCATTGTTTGCTTCAATGTCAAGTCAAATAATTTAATTGACTTATTTTTTACTCATCACGTAGTCACAACATCCATACTGAAgtttacatttgtttgtgtaGCAACGAAACTAATTTGTTACCAGTATTGAAAATTTGTATCAGTAaaaatttttttctgttttctgatgAATTCAACGACATTTAAATCAACAGCCTTGAGCATAAGATGTGTGCAGTGTGATTCtatgtttaaattttttttgttatataaagtatataaagtagtgtTAGCagtataaagtattttttttaacatcattgtggaaaaagaaaaaaagaaatcataataTTGTTGctgttatgttttttatattagcAATGTATATTGTAgccagggctttaaattaacttttttgatcACCAGCCAACATGGCTTGTAGATTTGTTTgaggggcttttccctttattagaaaGGGGGAATGATTCAAACAGACTCAGAGTTATTTGCTTTATTCATTGCTGGAGAAATTGGATagtaactttaaaatgttacccGCCAGAGTTACTTTTTATCTGCTTTTGGTCAGGTTGGCGGGTGTTATTTTAAAACCCTGACTCTAGCCTATAGTCATTAGAAACAAGAAAACCAGTACGGTGAAGAAACAGTTTCTAGGAGACTTCGCTGGGTAAATTATGAATTGAAGACGTATTGAAGCAAACCTGATGATAAGGAATTACAACAGTCCAGCTTTAAAAGTTAGACATGCATGGAACGGTTTTTCCTTTTGCACCTTTTCTTGTGGGTGGCTTGTGGCTATGAGGTAGAATGGTTGCCCCATAACCACAAGGTTGGCGGATAAATCCCAGGTTCCTCCAGcaacatgtcaaagtgtccctgagcaagacactgcaCCCTAAGTCGCTCCCCAGATGCTGCAtgtatagctgtccactgctcctaatactaTGGGTTAAATATAGCCAGTGTTCGaattatctttttgtttttgaggGGGTCTCTCCATCTCATTAAAAAAGTTGGCACAGCCCGCACATAGCCTAAcaaggctatacaattaaataaCCTGGGCGTGAGTGGCACTTTTGCGCAGTATATGCGCAcagcagagatgttcacaagtcattttttggaagtccaagtcgagtctcaagtctttgagcttgagtccaagtcaagtctttgaggggcaaggtcaagtctcaagtctttggggggcaagttcaagtcaagtctcaagtctatGGTCATCTGATCTGTCCCATAAATCTTATGAATCAAAAGCATGTCCAGACAGTACAGCATTAAcatcagttgtaggataactttatgggtcttcttaacacatccctctagccctcggacctggtgaaataatGACCTAAGTcggtcacatcatatggatacaactataaagatacaatctgcctgttcccagcattagcacaacactttgcgatggttagcttgtttcCTGTGATgacatatgctaaatgtaacgtctctttcattCAAAGAAATGTCTATTGTCGAAGTGGAAACttcacagcaaatctccaaaaccataccagctatttctcagcctttcactcagctttcaaatgcataaaacacttttttcaaaacattacacacaattctctacctaagacacaaaaatctaacaggaagtgacttgttatccatttctaaacacaaccaatcaaaatgctacacttatttaccaggacacacacacactcctcacatgtgcaaacacattatgtcataactgaacactaaccaatcattgctttagtataggcctatacagaggtttaaggtcagattacctgttttgaacaatggatgccaacaatagacagagagcaaggggaggaggagggggagacaggggataacaacgaggaggaggaggagggaagaagagtaagaaggagagccatctctgatgagatcagggaaaGAAGTCCATCTTGAGTAGTTTTACAGTGACaatttcagcattacaaatcaatcagactttgttttgcacaaagtgaaTACAATtctgcccccccacacacacacacacacatattctttattctaaaaatgatacctttggtttacatatgttggtacttgtactttcttgtttcatgctactgtaaacAACACTGAGCTACTCTTACAAATGTAACGTTgtgcccaataaatattttctgttttactgtaacattagattgttttttacagtgcacttttcaacccctCTCAGCAGATTTACTgtctctctagaacattgtaaatgtagatataagcctatgaaagacaaaagagctttagattcaGAACAACAGTgggtacatggtatatccaaaaatgtactattatgaaaaaagtgtttgccatttgatgcaaatgcttcattttgagatgtgtttatggtattttgaatgcagtgtttcattgtGAAGGATATTTGAGGCATTTAGCAttctgtgtgtgcagttttaggaattgtgtgtagagttttgaaaaaaggagacatggtTTTGAAAAcatgtgtaagcagttggaaaaaactgtaatagcctacaaatcatccacgggattaattacgcatcacatgagtttgcccccctgacacagcgtttgttcctggggagatggatccgtgAGTCCcctcctgtgcgccatggatgtctgaggCTCAGCAACTATTGCTACAGACAGATTATATCTTTATAGTTATAACTATAAAGATATAAtctgcctgttcccagcattggCACAGCACTTTGCgacgatggt
This window harbors:
- the LOC114564228 gene encoding olfactory receptor 6N2-like, translating into MDNELNVTYITFDGHVEVQKYRYLYFMIMFTAYILIICSNSTIVCIIVINKSLHEPMYIFIAALLINSVLYSTAIYPKLLIDFLSEKQIISYSACLFQWFIYYTLASSEFFLLSAMAYDRYVSICKPLQYRTIMRKTTVYILLFFSWILPACQVSGVPLMSVNKKLCYFVLKGIICNSTVQKLLCVSSTMQNIYGLIVFAVVVPLQVLFILFTYTRILMITYQSSREVRRKAAQTCLPHLLVLINFSCLSTYDVLLARLETNFPKTVYLIMSLQMILYHPLFNPIIYGLKMKDIYKHLKRLFSQDK